From Nicotiana tabacum cultivar K326 chromosome 22, ASM71507v2, whole genome shotgun sequence, one genomic window encodes:
- the LOC107817592 gene encoding uncharacterized protein LOC107817592: MILFHGIHQQILAGTLDIYFKIIRFSELPWQYIWPSMHDQNFTYKFHSLHHLLFLSSSFIYSEVRCGFILNVCKEMDRKNVEYVKNSCLYVASGFFGGYDTLTSHQI; this comes from the exons ATGATATTGTTTCATGGCATTCATCAACAAATCCTTGCAG GAACTCTCGACATCTACTTCAAGATCATTAG ATTTTCAGAACTTCCATGGCAGTATATCTGGCCCTCAATGCATGACCAAAATTTCACTTACAAGTTTCACTCACTGCATCACCTTTTGTTCCTGTCAAGCTCTTTCATTTATTCGGAG GTACGATGTGGCTTTATACTAAATGTTTGCAAAGAAATGGATAGGAAAAACGTTGAATATGTCAAGAACTCTTGTCTTTATGTTGCCTCTGGTTTTTTTGGTGGATATGATACCCTCACCAGCCATCAAATATAA